A section of the Rhodospirillales bacterium genome encodes:
- a CDS encoding NADH:ubiquinone oxidoreductase subunit NDUFA12, whose translation MATLGTLIYTLFKGVRVGADEFGNRYYRARGQRLHGRERRWVIYKGANEASKVPAEWHAWLHHTVDQPLTQTAAEARPWQKPHQPNPTGTADAYRPGGHELRDGHHPATTADYESWRPT comes from the coding sequence ATGGCGACACTGGGCACGCTGATCTACACCCTGTTCAAAGGCGTCCGGGTCGGCGCCGACGAATTCGGCAATCGCTATTACCGCGCGCGCGGGCAACGCCTGCACGGGCGCGAGCGGCGTTGGGTGATCTATAAGGGCGCCAACGAGGCCTCGAAGGTTCCCGCCGAATGGCACGCGTGGCTGCACCACACGGTCGATCAGCCGCTCACCCAGACCGCGGCCGAGGCGCGGCCGTGGCAAAAGCCGCATCAACCCAATCCCACCGGCACCGCGGACGCTTATCGTCCCGGCGGGCACGAACTCCGGGACGGACATCATCCCGCGACCACCGCCGACTACGAATCGTGGAGGCCGACGTAA
- a CDS encoding MCE family protein → MRGEAKEIAVGAVALSSLLLVLGFFQAGRTHAAGRATGYEISATFNRIDGLFPGDPVRLGGIRVGTVAKAELDANHRARLTMRLDSGIKLPEDTAAAIHTDGLFGSKFVVLLVGGDDAVIKPGGAITHTQDALIVSELLDLIIAEGRAARAKATPKEGTRP, encoded by the coding sequence ATGCGCGGGGAAGCCAAGGAAATCGCGGTCGGCGCGGTCGCGCTGTCGTCGCTGCTGCTGGTGCTGGGATTTTTTCAGGCCGGGCGCACGCACGCGGCCGGCCGCGCGACCGGATACGAGATCAGCGCCACCTTCAACCGGATCGACGGCCTGTTTCCGGGCGATCCGGTGCGCCTCGGCGGCATCCGGGTCGGCACCGTGGCCAAGGCCGAACTGGACGCCAATCATCGCGCCCGGCTCACGATGCGCCTCGATTCCGGGATCAAATTGCCGGAAGACACGGCCGCGGCGATCCACACCGACGGCCTGTTCGGCTCCAAGTTCGTGGTGCTGCTGGTGGGCGGCGACGACGCGGTCATCAAGCCGGGCGGAGCGATCACGCACACCCAGGACGCGCTGATCGTTTCCGAGCTGCTCGATCTCATCATCGCCGAGGGCCGCGCCGCGCGCGCCAAGGCTACCCCCAAGGAAGGAACCCGGCCATGA
- a CDS encoding MCE family protein, translated as MGRNLVETVLGAVVLMVAGIFVYFFQQTAQVRATQGYAISAHFAKIGGLAKGSDVRISGIKVGTVTGQRLDPQTFDAIVTMTIAPEVKLPADTVAAVDSEGILGGKYVRLEPGRAAEKIPPGGAIRKTRDWRSLEDQVGEIIFLATGGDKGKN; from the coding sequence ATCGGACGCAATCTCGTCGAAACCGTGCTTGGCGCGGTCGTGCTGATGGTGGCCGGCATCTTCGTTTACTTCTTTCAGCAGACCGCCCAGGTGCGCGCGACCCAGGGCTATGCCATCAGCGCCCATTTCGCCAAGATCGGCGGTCTGGCCAAGGGCAGCGACGTGCGCATCAGCGGGATCAAGGTCGGCACCGTGACCGGCCAGCGCCTCGATCCCCAGACCTTCGACGCGATCGTGACGATGACCATTGCGCCGGAGGTGAAGCTGCCGGCCGACACGGTCGCGGCGGTCGACAGCGAGGGCATTCTCGGCGGCAAGTACGTGCGCCTGGAGCCGGGCCGCGCGGCGGAGAAAATTCCGCCCGGCGGCGCGATCCGCAAGACCCGCGATTGGCGCTCGCTCGAGGACCAGGTGGGCGAGATCATCTTCCTCGCGACCGGCGGCGACAAAGGCAAAAATTGA